The following are from one region of the Dermacentor albipictus isolate Rhodes 1998 colony chromosome 5, USDA_Dalb.pri_finalv2, whole genome shotgun sequence genome:
- the LOC139060356 gene encoding uncharacterized protein, with translation MNQPSDADSTTVAVLDVKLPPFWTGDPELWFVQVESQFAARRITADSTKYHQVVGNLPPATASETLKETSIRRVAPTEPERLQQLLREAELGDRRPRQLLRHMQQLAGDATASDGRLVRELFLQRLPASVRIGLTASGETDLAKMAELADKLMAVAVPTVASVYVDAPSANTLQEMREEISRLADTVAALHSSGNQRPRQRTASQPQQSSVCWYHRKFGNAARNCVSPRENSGNAPGQH, from the exons ATGAATCAGCCAAGCGACGCTGACAGCACCACGGTAGCCGTACTTGATGTCAAGCTACCTCCGTTTTGGACTGGCGACCCGGAACTTTGGTTCGTGCAAGTTGAGTCGCAGTTCGCTGCACGCCGCATCACTGCTGACAGCACCAAATACCACCAAGTGGTGGGCAACCTCCCGCCTGCGACGGCCAGCGAG aCGCTAAAAGAGACATCGATTCGCCGTGTCGCACCGACAGAGCCCGAGCGTCTCCAACAGCTACTGCGGGAAGCCGAACTTGGCGACCGCCGACCCAGGCAGTTGCTACGCCACATGCAACAACTGGCCGGCGACGCGACAGCAAGCGACGGTCGTTTGGTGCGGGAACTGTTCCTGCAAAGGCTTCCCGCAAGTGTACGGATAGGCCTCACGGCGTCGGGCGAGACAGACCTTGCCAAGATGGCCGAGCTCGCCGACAAACTCATGGCTGTCGCCGTGCCCACAGTCGCGTCGGTGTACGTAGACGCACCGTCCGCCAATACCTTGCAAGAGATGCGAGAGGAAATTTCTCGCCTCGCAGACACCGTCGCAGCGCTGCACTCGAGCGGAAACCAGCGACCACGACAGCGTACCGCATCACAACCACAACAAAGTAGTGTGTGCTGGTACCACCGCAAATTCGGCAACGCTGCACGGAACTGTGTGTCGCCCCGTGAAAATTCGGGAAACGCCCCGGGCCAGCACTGA